A region from the Gallus gallus isolate bGalGal1 chromosome 25, bGalGal1.mat.broiler.GRCg7b, whole genome shotgun sequence genome encodes:
- the POGZ gene encoding pogo transposable element with ZNF domain isoform X7 produces the protein MADTDLFMECEEEELEPWQKISDVIEDSVVEDYNSVDKTTTAGNPLVQQGGQPLILTQNPTSGLGTMVTQPVLRPVQIMQNANHVTNSPVTSQPIFITTQGFPVRNVRPVQNTMNQVGIVLNVQQGQTVRPITLVPAPGTQFVKPAVGVPQVFSQVAQVRPGTTMPVRPTTNTFTTVIPATLTIRSTVPQSQSQQQMSIASFVTVKRPGVTGENSNEVAKLVNTLNTVPSLGQSPGPMVVSNSSPVHGSQRSSTSESSSSSLKVSSSPIPTFDLQDGGRKVCPRCDAQFRVTEALRGHMCYCCPEMVEFLKKRKSLDSEPNIQSAKPPSPEKTTAVASPPSSTPIPALSPPAKAPEPNEGMVDSSQSKLIMLVDDFYYGRDGGKVSQLLNFPKVPTSFRCPHCTKRLKNNIRFMNHMKHHVELDQQNGEVDVHTICQHCYRQFSTPFQLQCHLENVHSPYESTTKCKICEWAFESEPMFLQHMKDTHKPGEMPYVCQVCQYRSSLYSEVDSHFRMIHEDTRHLLCPYCLKVFKNGNAFQQHFMRHQKSVYHCNKCRLQFLFAKDKIEHKLQHHKTFRKPKQLEGLKPGTKVTIRASRGQPRTVPISSNDMGQSAGQDTAPLSSSDPQPIFLYPPVQRSVQKRAVKKMSVLGRQTCLECSFEIPDFPNHFPTYVHCSLCRYSTCCSRAYANHMINNHVPRKSPKYLALFKNYTACGVKLCCSSCLFASSEGDMMAKHLVFNPSHEFSNIIFRGPTWISHSRHIQPQDRSMKNTCPAYSPSKAATVKTKSVLPVKDDLEPEAALAAHTRPLLCQEEECLNIDAQEDEQPMKETEPASKKEQLSVKKLRVVLFALCCSTEQAAEHFRNPQRRIKRWLRRFQAFQEENLASLSEGKYLSLEAEEKLAEWVLTQREQQLPVNEETLFQKATKLGRSLEGGFKISYEWAVRFMLRHNLSMHTRRAVAHPLPKEVEDNAGCFIEFVQRQIHTQDLPLSMIAAIDEISLFLDVEVLSSDDKKENALQTVGTGEPWCDVVLTILADGSVLPTLVFYRGHVQQPANVPESIILEAKENGYSDDEVMELWASRVWQKHTECQNSKGMLVLDCHRTHLSEEVLSLLSASSTLPAVVPAGCSSKIQPLDVCIKRTVKNFLHKKWKEQAKEMADSTCDSDILLQLVLCWLAEVLEVISDSPELVQQSFLVASVLPGPDGTANSATRNADMQEELITALEEQLKLGEEQQPQEVAEGEDQPQNEECADPEILQQLFEGESETESFYGFEDADLDLMEI, from the exons atGGCGGACACGGACCTTTTTATGGAAtgtgaggaggaggagctggagccATGGCAGAAGATCAGTGATGTGATTGAAGATTCTGTGGTTGAGGATTATAACTCGGTCGATAAAACTACTACGG ccGGCAACCCTCTTGTTCAGCAAGGCGGACAGCCCCTGATCCTCACCCAGAACCCAACCTCGGGTCTGGGCACCATGGTGACCCAGCCAGTGTTAAGACCTGTGCAGATCATGCAGAATGCCAACCATGTCACAAACTCCCCGGTGACCAGCCAGCCCATCTTCATCACTACCCAG GGATTTCCCGTGCGGAACGTGCGGCCTGTGCAAAACACGATGAATCAAGTGGGAATTGTCCTGAATGTACAGCAGGGTCAGACAGTCAGACCCATCACCCTTGTCCCAG CCCCAGGTACACAGTTTGTCAAGCCAGCAGTTGGCGTTCCTCAGGTGTTCTCCCAGGTGGCCCAGGTGAGACCAGGTACGACCATGCCGGTCCGACCCACCACCAACACTTTCACTACGGTCATTCCGGCCACGCTCACCATCAGGAGCACAGTGCCGCAGTCCCAGTCACAACAGCAAA TGAGCATCGCGAGCTTTGTGACGGTAAAGAGACCCGGAGTGACTGGTGAGAACAGCAATGAGGTTGCCAAGCTGGTGAACACCCTGAATACTGTTCCCTCGTTGGGGCAGAGCCCCGGACCAATGGTGGTGTCCAACAGCAGCCCTGTGCACGGCTCCCAGAGATCCAGCACGTCGGAGTCATCATCATCGTCGTTGAAAG TCAGTTCATCTCCAATTCCCACCTTTGATTTGCAAGATGGTGGCAGGAAGGTCTGCCCACGGTGTGATGCTCAGTTCCGAGTCACCGAAGCTTTAAGAGGACATATGTGT taCTGCTGCCCTGAAATGGTTGAATtcctcaagaaaagaaaatctctcgATTCTGAACCAAATATCCAATCTGCAAAGCCTCCATCTCCAGAAAAAACCACAGCTGTTGCTTCCCCGCCCTCTTCTACTCCTATCCCTGCACTGTCCCCACCTGCTAAAGCTCCAGAGCCAAATGAAGGCATGGTTGACTCGTCCCAAAGTAAGCTCATCATGTTGGTGGATGACTTCTACTACGGCAGAGATGGTGGCAAAGTGAGCCAGCTGCTGAACTTCCCCAAGGTTCCGACTTCCTTCCGCTGTCCGCACTGCACCAAGAGGCTAAAGAACAACATACG ATTTATGAACCACATGAAGCACCACGTGGAACTGGACCAGCAGAACGGAGAGGTGGACGTGCACACCATCTGCCAGCACTGCTACAGGCAGTTCTCCACTCCGTTTCAGCTCCAGTGCCACTTAGAGAACGTCCACAGTCCCTATGAGTCAACAA caaAGTGCAAGATTTGTGAATGGGCATTTGAGAGTGAACCAATGTTCCTGCAGCACATGAAGGACACGCACAAGCCGGGGGAGATGCCCTACGTTTGCCAG GTGTGTCAGTACCGCTCGTCGCTGTACTCGGAGGTGGACAGCCACTTCCGAATGATCCACGAGGACACGCGGCACCTGCTCTGCCCCTACTGCCTGAAGGTCTTCAAGAACGGCAATGCCTTCCAGCAGCACTTCATGAGGCACCAG AAGAGTGTTTATCATTGCAACAAGTGCAGACTCCAATTCCTGTTCGCCAAGGATAAAATTGAACACAAGCTGCAGCATCACAAAACGTTCCGAAAGCCCAAACAATTGGAAGGATTGAAGCCTGGAACCAAG GTGACAATCAGAGCATCCCGAGGACAGCCCCGGACAGTGCCCATCTCTTCAAACGACATGGGGCAGAGTGCTGGGCAGGACACTGCGCCGCTCTCCTCTTCTGACCCTCAGCCCATCTTCCTGTACCCACCCGTCCAGAGGAGCGTCCAGAAGAGAGCCGTCAAAAAAAT GAGCGTCCTGGGCAGGCAGACCTGCCTGGAGTGCAGCTTTGAGATCCCCGACTTCCCGAACCACTTCCCCACCTACGTCCACTGCTCGCTGTGCCGCTACAGCACGTGCTGCTCCCGAGCCTACGCCAACCACATGATCAA CAACCACGTTCCCCGGAAGAGTCCCAAATACTTGGCTTTGTTCAAGAACTACACTGCTTG TGgtgtgaagctgtgctgctcctcctgcctcttTGCGTCATCGGAGGGTGATATGATGGCCAAGCATTTGGTCTTCAACCCATCACACGAGTTCAGCAACATTATTTTCCGAG GGCCTACTTGGATATCACATTCCAG GCACATCCAGCCCCAGGACAGAAGCATGAAGAACACGTGCCCTGCCTATTCCCCCAGTAAAGCTGCTACTGTGAAAACTAAGTCTGTGTTACCCGTGAAGGACGACCTGGAGCCTGAAGCGGCACTGGCAGCCCACACCCGGCCCCTGCTTTGCCAGGAGGAAGAGTGCTTAAATATCGATGCTCAGGAAGACGAGCAGCCAATGAAGGAGACCGAACCTGCAAGCAAAAAGGAGCAGCTGTCGGTGAAAAAGCTGCGGGTGGTTCTGTTTGCGTTGTgttgcagcactgagcaggcgGCTGAGCACTTCCGGAACCCGCAGCGACGCATCAAGCGTTGGCTCCGGCGGTTCCAGGCTTTCCAAGAGGAGAACTTGGCGTCACTGTCAGAGGGCAAATACCTGAGCTTGGAGGCCGAGGAGAAGCTGGCGGAGTGGGTGCTCACCCAgcgggagcagcagctgcccgtCAACGAGGAGACGCTCTTCCAGAAGGCCACCAAGCTCGGCCGCTCCCTGGAGGGCGGCTTCAAGATCTCCTACGAATGGGCTGTTCGGTTCATGCTGCGGCACAACCTCAGCATGCACACGCGCAGGGCGGTGGCCCACCCACTCCCCAAAGAGGTGGAGGACAACGCCGGCTGCTTCATCGAGTTTGTGCAGCGGCAGATCCACACGCAGGACCTGCCCCTCTCCATGATCGCAGCCATCGATGAGATCTCCCTCTTCCTTGACGTGGAGGTGCTGAGCAGTGACGACAAGAAGGAGAACGCTCTGCAGACGGTGGGGACCGGCGAGCCCTGGTGCGACGTGGTCCTCACCATCCTTGCCGACGGGAGCGTTCTCCCCACTTTGGTCTTCTACAGAGGTCATGTCCAGCAGCCCGCCAACGTGCCTGAGTCCATCATACTGGAAGCGAAGGAGAACGGCTACAGCGATGATGAAGTCATGGAGCTGTGGGCTTCGCGAGTGTGGCAGAAGCACACCGAGTGCCAGAACAGCAAGGGCATGCTGGTGCTGGATTGCCACCGAACACACCTCTCGGAGGAGGTACTGTCCCTGCTGAGCGCTTCCAGCACTCTCCCGGCTGTCGTACCCGCTGGCTGCAGCTCCAAAATCCAACCCCTGGATGTTTGTATAAAAAGGACTGTGAAAAATTTCTTGCATAAAAAGTGGAAAGAGCAAGCCAAGGAGATGGCGGACTCCACGTGCGATTCGGACATCCTTCTCCAGCTGGTTTTGTGTTGGCTGGCAGAGGTGCTGGAGGTCATCAGTGACTCTCCCGAACTCGTGCAGCAGTCCTTCCTGGTGGCCAGTGTGCTGCCGGGGCCGGACGGCACGGCCAACTCAGCCACACGCAACGCCGACATGCAGGAGGAGCTGATCACAGcgctggaggagcagctgaagttgggtgaggagcagcagccacaggagGTGGCGGAGGGTGAGGATCAGCCCCAGAACGAGGAGTGCGCCGACCCCGAGATCCTCCAGCAGCTCTTCGAGGGGGAGAGCGAGACTGAATCGTTTTACGGCTTCGAAGACGCCGATTTGGATCTGATGGAAATCTGA
- the POGZ gene encoding pogo transposable element with ZNF domain isoform X5, which yields MADTDLFMECEEEELEPWQKISDVIEDSVVEDYNSVDKTTTAGNPLVQQGGQPLILTQNPTSGLGTMVTQPVLRPVQIMQNANHVTNSPVTSQPIFITTQGFPVRNVRPVQNTMNQVGIVLNVQQGQTVRPITLVPAPGTQFVKPAVGVPQVFSQVAQVRPGTTMPVRPTTNTFTTVIPATLTIRSTVPQSQSQQQSKSTPSTSTTPTATQPTPLGQLTVQQPGQSSQATNPKLVSIASFVTVKRPGVTGENSNEVAKLVNTLNTVPSLGQSPGPMVVSNSSPVHGSQRSSTSESSSSSLKVSSSPIPTFDLQDGGRKVCPRCDAQFRVTEALRGHMCYCCPEMVEFLKKRKSLDSEPNIQSAKPPSPEKTTAVASPPSSTPIPALSPPAKAPEPNEGMVDSSQSKLIMLVDDFYYGRDGGKVSQLLNFPKVPTSFRCPHCTKRLKNNIRFMNHMKHHVELDQQNGEVDVHTICQHCYRQFSTPFQLQCHLENVHSPYESTTKCKICEWAFESEPMFLQHMKDTHKPGEMPYVCQVCQYRSSLYSEVDSHFRMIHEDTRHLLCPYCLKVFKNGNAFQQHFMRHQKSVYHCNKCRLQFLFAKDKIEHKLQHHKTFRKPKQLEGLKPGTKVTIRASRGQPRTVPISSNDMGQSAGQDTAPLSSSDPQPIFLYPPVQRSVQKRAVKKMSVLGRQTCLECSFEIPDFPNHFPTYVHCSLCRYSTCCSRAYANHMINNHVPRKSPKYLALFKNYTACGVKLCCSSCLFASSEGDMMAKHLVFNPSHEFSNIIFRGPTWISHSRHIQPQDRSMKNTCPAYSPSKAATVKTKSVLPVKDDLEPEAALAAHTRPLLCQEEECLNIDAQEDEQPMKETEPASKKEQLSVKKLRVVLFALCCSTEQAAEHFRNPQRRIKRWLRRFQAFQEENLASLSEGKYLSLEAEEKLAEWVLTQREQQLPVNEETLFQKATKLGRSLEGGFKISYEWAVRFMLRHNLSMHTRRAVAHPLPKEVEDNAGCFIEFVQRQIHTQDLPLSMIAAIDEISLFLDVEVLSSDDKKENALQTVGTGEPWCDVVLTILADGSVLPTLVFYRGHVQQPANVPESIILEAKENGYSDDEVMELWASRVWQKHTECQNSKGMLVLDCHRTHLSEEVLSLLSASSTLPAVVPAGCSSKIQPLDVCIKRTVKNFLHKKWKEQAKEMADSTCDSDILLQLVLCWLAEVLEVISDSPELVQQSFLVASVLPGPDGTANSATRNADMQEELITALEEQLKLGEEQQPQEVAEGEDQPQNEECADPEILQQLFEGESETESFYGFEDADLDLMEI from the exons atGGCGGACACGGACCTTTTTATGGAAtgtgaggaggaggagctggagccATGGCAGAAGATCAGTGATGTGATTGAAGATTCTGTGGTTGAGGATTATAACTCGGTCGATAAAACTACTACGG ccGGCAACCCTCTTGTTCAGCAAGGCGGACAGCCCCTGATCCTCACCCAGAACCCAACCTCGGGTCTGGGCACCATGGTGACCCAGCCAGTGTTAAGACCTGTGCAGATCATGCAGAATGCCAACCATGTCACAAACTCCCCGGTGACCAGCCAGCCCATCTTCATCACTACCCAG GGATTTCCCGTGCGGAACGTGCGGCCTGTGCAAAACACGATGAATCAAGTGGGAATTGTCCTGAATGTACAGCAGGGTCAGACAGTCAGACCCATCACCCTTGTCCCAG CCCCAGGTACACAGTTTGTCAAGCCAGCAGTTGGCGTTCCTCAGGTGTTCTCCCAGGTGGCCCAGGTGAGACCAGGTACGACCATGCCGGTCCGACCCACCACCAACACTTTCACTACGGTCATTCCGGCCACGCTCACCATCAGGAGCACAGTGCCGCAGTCCCAGTCACAACAGCAAAGTAAGTCCACTCCCAGCACCTCCACAACTCCTACTGCAACGCAGCCAACACCACTGGGACAGTTAACTGTGCAGCAGCCAGGGCAGTCCAGTCAAGCTACTAACCCCAAATTAG TGAGCATCGCGAGCTTTGTGACGGTAAAGAGACCCGGAGTGACTGGTGAGAACAGCAATGAGGTTGCCAAGCTGGTGAACACCCTGAATACTGTTCCCTCGTTGGGGCAGAGCCCCGGACCAATGGTGGTGTCCAACAGCAGCCCTGTGCACGGCTCCCAGAGATCCAGCACGTCGGAGTCATCATCATCGTCGTTGAAAG TCAGTTCATCTCCAATTCCCACCTTTGATTTGCAAGATGGTGGCAGGAAGGTCTGCCCACGGTGTGATGCTCAGTTCCGAGTCACCGAAGCTTTAAGAGGACATATGTGT taCTGCTGCCCTGAAATGGTTGAATtcctcaagaaaagaaaatctctcgATTCTGAACCAAATATCCAATCTGCAAAGCCTCCATCTCCAGAAAAAACCACAGCTGTTGCTTCCCCGCCCTCTTCTACTCCTATCCCTGCACTGTCCCCACCTGCTAAAGCTCCAGAGCCAAATGAAGGCATGGTTGACTCGTCCCAAAGTAAGCTCATCATGTTGGTGGATGACTTCTACTACGGCAGAGATGGTGGCAAAGTGAGCCAGCTGCTGAACTTCCCCAAGGTTCCGACTTCCTTCCGCTGTCCGCACTGCACCAAGAGGCTAAAGAACAACATACG ATTTATGAACCACATGAAGCACCACGTGGAACTGGACCAGCAGAACGGAGAGGTGGACGTGCACACCATCTGCCAGCACTGCTACAGGCAGTTCTCCACTCCGTTTCAGCTCCAGTGCCACTTAGAGAACGTCCACAGTCCCTATGAGTCAACAA caaAGTGCAAGATTTGTGAATGGGCATTTGAGAGTGAACCAATGTTCCTGCAGCACATGAAGGACACGCACAAGCCGGGGGAGATGCCCTACGTTTGCCAG GTGTGTCAGTACCGCTCGTCGCTGTACTCGGAGGTGGACAGCCACTTCCGAATGATCCACGAGGACACGCGGCACCTGCTCTGCCCCTACTGCCTGAAGGTCTTCAAGAACGGCAATGCCTTCCAGCAGCACTTCATGAGGCACCAG AAGAGTGTTTATCATTGCAACAAGTGCAGACTCCAATTCCTGTTCGCCAAGGATAAAATTGAACACAAGCTGCAGCATCACAAAACGTTCCGAAAGCCCAAACAATTGGAAGGATTGAAGCCTGGAACCAAG GTGACAATCAGAGCATCCCGAGGACAGCCCCGGACAGTGCCCATCTCTTCAAACGACATGGGGCAGAGTGCTGGGCAGGACACTGCGCCGCTCTCCTCTTCTGACCCTCAGCCCATCTTCCTGTACCCACCCGTCCAGAGGAGCGTCCAGAAGAGAGCCGTCAAAAAAAT GAGCGTCCTGGGCAGGCAGACCTGCCTGGAGTGCAGCTTTGAGATCCCCGACTTCCCGAACCACTTCCCCACCTACGTCCACTGCTCGCTGTGCCGCTACAGCACGTGCTGCTCCCGAGCCTACGCCAACCACATGATCAA CAACCACGTTCCCCGGAAGAGTCCCAAATACTTGGCTTTGTTCAAGAACTACACTGCTTG TGgtgtgaagctgtgctgctcctcctgcctcttTGCGTCATCGGAGGGTGATATGATGGCCAAGCATTTGGTCTTCAACCCATCACACGAGTTCAGCAACATTATTTTCCGAG GGCCTACTTGGATATCACATTCCAG GCACATCCAGCCCCAGGACAGAAGCATGAAGAACACGTGCCCTGCCTATTCCCCCAGTAAAGCTGCTACTGTGAAAACTAAGTCTGTGTTACCCGTGAAGGACGACCTGGAGCCTGAAGCGGCACTGGCAGCCCACACCCGGCCCCTGCTTTGCCAGGAGGAAGAGTGCTTAAATATCGATGCTCAGGAAGACGAGCAGCCAATGAAGGAGACCGAACCTGCAAGCAAAAAGGAGCAGCTGTCGGTGAAAAAGCTGCGGGTGGTTCTGTTTGCGTTGTgttgcagcactgagcaggcgGCTGAGCACTTCCGGAACCCGCAGCGACGCATCAAGCGTTGGCTCCGGCGGTTCCAGGCTTTCCAAGAGGAGAACTTGGCGTCACTGTCAGAGGGCAAATACCTGAGCTTGGAGGCCGAGGAGAAGCTGGCGGAGTGGGTGCTCACCCAgcgggagcagcagctgcccgtCAACGAGGAGACGCTCTTCCAGAAGGCCACCAAGCTCGGCCGCTCCCTGGAGGGCGGCTTCAAGATCTCCTACGAATGGGCTGTTCGGTTCATGCTGCGGCACAACCTCAGCATGCACACGCGCAGGGCGGTGGCCCACCCACTCCCCAAAGAGGTGGAGGACAACGCCGGCTGCTTCATCGAGTTTGTGCAGCGGCAGATCCACACGCAGGACCTGCCCCTCTCCATGATCGCAGCCATCGATGAGATCTCCCTCTTCCTTGACGTGGAGGTGCTGAGCAGTGACGACAAGAAGGAGAACGCTCTGCAGACGGTGGGGACCGGCGAGCCCTGGTGCGACGTGGTCCTCACCATCCTTGCCGACGGGAGCGTTCTCCCCACTTTGGTCTTCTACAGAGGTCATGTCCAGCAGCCCGCCAACGTGCCTGAGTCCATCATACTGGAAGCGAAGGAGAACGGCTACAGCGATGATGAAGTCATGGAGCTGTGGGCTTCGCGAGTGTGGCAGAAGCACACCGAGTGCCAGAACAGCAAGGGCATGCTGGTGCTGGATTGCCACCGAACACACCTCTCGGAGGAGGTACTGTCCCTGCTGAGCGCTTCCAGCACTCTCCCGGCTGTCGTACCCGCTGGCTGCAGCTCCAAAATCCAACCCCTGGATGTTTGTATAAAAAGGACTGTGAAAAATTTCTTGCATAAAAAGTGGAAAGAGCAAGCCAAGGAGATGGCGGACTCCACGTGCGATTCGGACATCCTTCTCCAGCTGGTTTTGTGTTGGCTGGCAGAGGTGCTGGAGGTCATCAGTGACTCTCCCGAACTCGTGCAGCAGTCCTTCCTGGTGGCCAGTGTGCTGCCGGGGCCGGACGGCACGGCCAACTCAGCCACACGCAACGCCGACATGCAGGAGGAGCTGATCACAGcgctggaggagcagctgaagttgggtgaggagcagcagccacaggagGTGGCGGAGGGTGAGGATCAGCCCCAGAACGAGGAGTGCGCCGACCCCGAGATCCTCCAGCAGCTCTTCGAGGGGGAGAGCGAGACTGAATCGTTTTACGGCTTCGAAGACGCCGATTTGGATCTGATGGAAATCTGA